A single genomic interval of Oryza sativa Japonica Group chromosome 7, ASM3414082v1 harbors:
- the LOC4342626 gene encoding AAA-ATPase At3g28580: MEASQAASAWSSVNSGIVLSLAAVLWTVVWNSLQSLQLHHLVGRHLARHARRLAAVVDPYLTVTVAEHDGGRMKRSDAYREVQAYLHRATCDASAGVRHLRAEPAKNPDAFVLSMADREEVADVFRGGVTVWWLAYSTPPREDDAGGGFYWGGRAARADRRFYRLSFLERDRDVVLGEYLPHVRREGRAAMVRNRQRKLFTNLAGDTWGDDGGWCESVWSHVVFEHPKTFDTLAMDPARKKDIMDDLDAFRNGKEYYARVGRAWKRGYLLHGPPGTGKSTMIAAMANYLDYDIYDIELTSVRTNTDLRKLFIETTSKSIIVIEDIDCSLDLTGKRKNKKKKDAAAAKNDTDGDKKESPPSEEEEKDKEGSKVTLSGVLNFIDGLWSACGGERIIVFTTNHVEKLDPALIRRGRMDKHIEMSYCGFEAFKFLAKVYLGIDAHHLFDAVRALLRDVDMTPADVAENLTPKAAGDNADTCLAELVKELEKAKADKAQAKGKAAATAAAEEEVDGDDDEE, from the coding sequence ATGGAGGCCTcgcaggcggcgtcggcgtggagcAGCGTCAACTCCGGCATCGTGCTgagcctcgccgccgtgctgTGGACCGTGGTGTGGAACAGCCTCCAGTCGCTGCAGCTGCACCACCTGGtcggccgccacctcgcccgccacgcccgccgcctcgccgccgtcgtcgacccctACCtcaccgtcaccgtcgccgagcacgacggcggccggatGAAGCGGAGCGACGCCTACAGGGAGGTCCAGGCCTACCTCCACCGCGCCACCTGCGACGCCTCCGCCGGCGTCCGCCACCTCCGGGCCGAGCCGGCCAAGAACCCCGACGCGTTCGTCCTCTCCATGGCCGACCGCGAGGAGGTCGCCGACGTGTTCCGCGGCGGCGTCACCGTCTGGTGGCTAGCCtactcgacgccgccgcgggaggacgacgccggcggcgggttCTACtggggcggccgcgccgcccgcgccgaccgGCGGTTCTACCGCCTCTCTTTCCTGGAGCGCGAccgcgacgtcgtcctcggcgaGTACCTCCCCCACGTCCGCCGCGAGGGCCGCGCCGCCATGGTCAGGAACCGGCAGCGCAAGCTCTTCACCAACCTCGCCGGCGACACCTGGGGGGACGACGGCGGGTGGTGCGAGAGCGTGTGGAGCCACGTGGTGTTCGAGCACCCCAAGACGTTCGACACGCTCGCCATGGACCCGGCGAGGAAGAAGGACATCATGGACGACCTCGACGCGTTCCGGAACGGGAAGGAGTACTACGCGCGCGTAGGGAGGGCGTGGAAGCGGGGGTACCTCCTGCACGGCCCGCCCGGCACCGGCAAGTCCACCATgatcgccgccatggccaactACCTCGACTACGACATCTACGACATCGAGCTCACCTCCGTCCGCACCAACACCGACCTCCGCAAGCTCTTCATCGAGACCACCAGCAAgtccatcatcgtcatcgaggACATCGACTGCTCCCTCGACCTCACCGGCAAGcgcaagaacaagaagaagaaggacgccgccgccgccaagaacgACACCGACGGCGACAAGAAGGAGTCGCCGccatcggaggaggaggagaaggacaaGGAGGGAAGCAAGGTGACGCTCTCCGGCGTGCTCAACTTCATCGACGGGCTCTggtcggcgtgcggcggcgagcgcatCATCGTGTTCACCACCAACCACGTCGAGAAGCTCGACCCGGCGCTCATCCGGCGAGGCCGCATGGACAAGCACATCGAGATGTCCTACTGCGGCTTCGAGGCCTTCAAGTTCCTCGCCAAGGTCTACCTCGGCATCGACGCCCACCACCTGTTCGACGCCGTGCGGGCGCTCCTGCGCGACGTCGACATGAcccccgccgacgtcgccgagaACCTCACGCCCAAGGCCGCCGGCGACAACGCCGACACCTGCCTCGCCGAGTTGGTCAAGGAGCTCGAGAAGGCCAAGGCCGACAAGGCTCAGGCGaaagggaaggcggcggcgacggcggcggcggaagaggaggtcgacggcgatgacgacgaggagTAG